One Streptomyces sp. CNQ-509 DNA window includes the following coding sequences:
- a CDS encoding DUF2516 family protein, translating into MLISGFYSLLGLLSLALTVFAGAALILAALAREDAYRAADKNTKQFWLIILGVGFAVMVIFPIMSFLPIIALIAAIVFMVDVRPALKQVGGGRRRGGSSSDGPYGPFNGR; encoded by the coding sequence GTGCTCATCTCTGGCTTCTACTCGTTGCTCGGGCTGCTCAGCCTGGCCTTGACGGTGTTCGCCGGGGCGGCCCTGATCCTGGCGGCCCTGGCCCGCGAGGACGCGTACCGCGCCGCCGACAAGAACACCAAGCAGTTCTGGCTGATCATCCTCGGCGTCGGCTTCGCCGTGATGGTCATCTTCCCGATCATGTCGTTCCTGCCGATCATCGCGCTGATCGCGGCCATCGTCTTCATGGTGGACGTGCGGCCCGCGCTCAAGCAGGTCGGCGGCGGGCGGCGACGCGGGGGCAGCAGCTCCGACGGGCCCTACGGCCCGTTCAACGGGCGCTGA
- a CDS encoding PP2C family protein-serine/threonine phosphatase, producing the protein MAETQAATRRRHPLPSAAHAPSPQPHAPLPAQRSGHGPVPGQPHARQRAVPEALTLLLIEAEPGSGPGIARLLEQAGAGRHGERIRVRTARNLTEAERLLGPDVHCILLDLSVTGEAAAADDGEPAEEGDELGALREVLAMAPLHAVLTLTDEDDVELAAEAVRVGAQDYLFRGELDGRVLGRAIRYAVERKRADLAQSRLTASRLRAQENARLERGLLPTPLLAGSGLGFAACYRPGLPPPAAGATPTRALLGGDFYDAVRTPDGAVHAMIGDVCGHGPDEAALGVELRIAWRALTFAGLVGDELLATLQQVLENERADDEIFATMCTVDVSPDARRAGLYLAGHPAPLVAVPGGRPRLMPQELGGPALGLLPRARWPRQQVELGGAWSLMLYTDGLIEGRTGPGRGRLGQDGMLALVGRLLDQGLAGDDLLHGAVTEARALNGGDLTDDVAVLLLDRPPGPCGPGDRMS; encoded by the coding sequence GTGGCCGAGACGCAGGCCGCGACGCGGCGACGGCACCCGCTGCCGTCGGCCGCGCACGCGCCGTCGCCGCAGCCGCACGCGCCGTTGCCGGCGCAGCGCTCGGGCCACGGCCCGGTGCCCGGGCAGCCGCACGCGCGCCAGCGGGCGGTGCCGGAGGCGCTGACGCTGCTGCTGATAGAGGCGGAGCCGGGCAGCGGTCCCGGCATCGCGCGGCTGCTGGAGCAGGCGGGCGCCGGGCGCCACGGCGAGCGGATCCGGGTGCGTACGGCGCGCAACCTCACGGAGGCGGAGCGGCTGCTCGGCCCCGACGTGCACTGCATCCTGCTGGACCTCAGCGTGACCGGCGAGGCGGCCGCCGCGGACGACGGCGAACCGGCCGAGGAGGGCGACGAGCTGGGGGCGCTGCGCGAGGTGCTGGCCATGGCGCCGCTGCACGCGGTGCTGACGCTCACCGACGAGGACGACGTCGAGCTGGCCGCCGAGGCCGTCCGCGTCGGCGCGCAGGACTACCTCTTCCGCGGCGAGCTGGACGGCCGGGTGCTCGGCCGGGCCATCCGGTACGCGGTGGAGCGCAAGCGCGCCGACCTGGCGCAGAGCCGGCTGACGGCCTCGCGGCTGCGGGCGCAGGAGAACGCCCGGCTGGAGCGCGGGCTGCTGCCCACGCCGCTGCTCGCCGGCTCCGGCCTCGGCTTCGCCGCCTGCTACCGCCCCGGCCTGCCGCCGCCCGCCGCCGGCGCCACCCCCACCCGCGCACTGCTCGGCGGCGACTTCTACGACGCGGTGCGCACCCCCGACGGCGCGGTGCACGCCATGATCGGCGACGTCTGCGGCCACGGCCCGGACGAGGCCGCGCTCGGCGTGGAACTGCGCATCGCCTGGCGGGCGCTGACGTTCGCCGGCCTGGTCGGCGACGAGCTGCTGGCCACGCTCCAGCAGGTGCTGGAGAACGAGCGGGCGGACGACGAGATATTCGCCACGATGTGCACCGTCGACGTCTCCCCGGATGCCCGCCGCGCCGGCCTCTACCTGGCGGGCCACCCGGCGCCGCTGGTCGCCGTCCCGGGCGGCCGGCCGCGGCTGATGCCGCAGGAGCTGGGCGGCCCGGCGCTCGGCCTGCTGCCGCGCGCCCGCTGGCCGCGTCAGCAGGTGGAGCTGGGCGGGGCCTGGAGCCTGATGCTCTACACCGACGGCCTCATCGAGGGCCGTACGGGTCCTGGCCGCGGCCGGCTGGGCCAGGACGGCATGCTCGCGCTGGTCGGCAGGCTGCTGGACCAGGGCCTGGCCGGCGACGATCTGCTGCACGGCGCGGTCACCGAGGCGCGGGCGCTCAACGGCGGCGACCTCACCGACGACGTGGCGGTGCTGCTACTGGATCGGCCCCCGGGCCCTTGCGGACCCGGGGACCGGATGTCGTGA
- a CDS encoding C40 family peptidase, which produces MRGIGEAQAAGARRRRSIVLPLTGLLALFVPLTGPVAEAEPKPTVEEVHARVQRLYREAEAATDAYNDAEEKAKKQRKEVERLDEAVADASERLAGLKDEAGALARAQYRGGGVPMEAQLLLSDDPEEFVDDLRLARKGQHAQRRLITEVTGTQQRLDGYAKKAAGTYERLERSREAKAGAKERIEERLAEAKELEKKLKAEERERLRRLERQRAREAQARWLDSGILDEIDAEATPAGRKAVAYATDQLGKDYVWGAEGPDTFDCSGLTMRAWEAAGVRIPRTSQTQLAGLARIDVSEMRPGDLIIYHSDASHVGIYVGDRAIVHAPRPGRQVTVAGAGSMPIKAVVRPDA; this is translated from the coding sequence ATGCGCGGAATCGGGGAGGCGCAGGCGGCGGGAGCGCGCCGGCGCAGGAGCATCGTCCTGCCTTTGACCGGCCTGCTGGCGCTGTTCGTGCCGCTGACAGGGCCGGTCGCCGAGGCGGAGCCGAAGCCGACGGTCGAGGAGGTGCACGCCCGCGTGCAGCGGCTGTACCGCGAGGCGGAGGCCGCCACCGACGCGTACAACGACGCGGAGGAGAAAGCGAAGAAGCAGCGCAAGGAGGTCGAGCGGCTCGACGAGGCCGTGGCCGACGCGAGCGAGCGGCTGGCCGGGCTGAAGGACGAGGCGGGCGCGCTGGCCCGGGCGCAGTATCGCGGCGGCGGGGTGCCGATGGAGGCGCAGTTGCTGCTCAGCGACGATCCGGAGGAGTTCGTCGACGACCTGCGGCTGGCCCGCAAGGGGCAGCACGCGCAGCGGCGGCTGATCACCGAGGTGACCGGCACGCAGCAGCGGCTGGACGGCTATGCGAAGAAGGCCGCCGGGACGTACGAGCGGCTGGAGCGCAGCCGCGAGGCCAAGGCCGGGGCGAAGGAGCGGATAGAGGAGCGCCTCGCCGAGGCGAAGGAGCTGGAGAAGAAGCTCAAGGCCGAGGAGCGGGAGCGGCTGCGCCGGCTGGAGCGGCAGCGTGCCCGCGAGGCGCAGGCGCGCTGGCTGGACTCCGGGATCCTCGACGAGATCGACGCCGAGGCGACGCCCGCCGGCCGGAAGGCCGTCGCGTACGCCACGGACCAGCTCGGCAAGGACTACGTGTGGGGCGCGGAGGGGCCGGACACGTTCGACTGCTCGGGGCTGACGATGCGCGCCTGGGAGGCGGCGGGGGTAAGGATCCCGCGGACCTCGCAGACCCAGTTGGCGGGGCTGGCGCGGATCGACGTGAGCGAGATGCGCCCGGGCGACCTGATCATTTATCACTCCGACGCCAGCCACGTCGGCATATATGTCGGTGACCGCGCGATCGTGCACGCGCCGCGGCCCGGCCGGCAGGTGACCGTCGCGGGCGCGGGCAGCATGCCGATCAAGGCAGTGGTGCGTCCCGACGCGTGA
- the dacB gene encoding D-alanyl-D-alanine carboxypeptidase/D-alanyl-D-alanine-endopeptidase — MRVRVAVARRKAARWVRHWTRRWEAQPLHTRRTVRLVAASGALGGVLAAGMIAAAGPWDSGQRTAEKQTAARADAAGGRTGDADHGSSDGVPGKGAPGDGLQGAGAGAPRVLTPLGPQDGTRPVAAPRPTGAGLAKELAPLLKDPALGSPTTAAVWDVTTGRELYGAHETTGVVPASTVKLATGAAALAALGPDHRIPTASLAEGGEVFLVGGGDPTLSAKRLKGLARDTARKLKKDGVRKVAVRYDATAYAGDVLHEIGPNENIAPVTPLMVNEARLDDSWHGPAPRGTDPARDAADAFAGELREAGVRVAGEPRAERVPEKAGELAATYSAPLAELTERMLTYSDNDLGEALARQTAIAAGRDASFAGSGKAVAGQLKKLGLPVRGARFADGSGISRDNRVSADLLARLLVTAADPDRPELRSLLTGLPVAGFNGTLRDRYGDAGADGSDAGDTAAARGVVRAKTGTLTGVNSLAGTVVDADGRLLAFAFFTMGATDRTGAGDALDRMAAAVASCGCR; from the coding sequence GTGAGGGTCAGGGTCGCGGTGGCACGGCGGAAGGCCGCCCGCTGGGTACGGCACTGGACCCGGCGGTGGGAAGCGCAGCCCCTGCACACCCGGCGTACGGTGCGGCTGGTGGCCGCGTCCGGCGCGCTGGGCGGCGTCCTCGCCGCCGGCATGATCGCCGCGGCGGGGCCCTGGGACTCGGGTCAGCGTACGGCGGAGAAGCAGACGGCCGCGCGCGCGGATGCCGCCGGAGGCCGTACAGGTGACGCGGATCACGGCTCCTCCGACGGCGTACCGGGCAAGGGCGCCCCCGGAGACGGCCTGCAGGGCGCCGGCGCGGGCGCTCCGCGGGTGCTGACCCCGCTCGGCCCGCAGGACGGCACGAGGCCGGTCGCCGCCCCCCGGCCGACCGGCGCCGGGCTCGCCAAGGAGCTGGCGCCGCTGCTGAAGGACCCCGCGCTCGGCTCGCCGACCACCGCGGCCGTGTGGGACGTGACCACGGGCCGCGAACTGTACGGCGCGCACGAGACCACCGGCGTCGTCCCCGCCTCCACGGTCAAGCTGGCCACCGGCGCCGCCGCCCTCGCCGCCCTCGGCCCCGACCACCGCATCCCGACCGCCTCGCTCGCCGAGGGCGGCGAGGTCTTCCTCGTCGGCGGCGGCGACCCCACGCTGTCCGCGAAGCGGCTGAAGGGGCTGGCGCGGGACACGGCGCGGAAGCTGAAGAAGGACGGCGTGCGGAAGGTGGCCGTACGGTACGACGCCACCGCGTACGCCGGAGACGTCCTGCACGAGATCGGGCCGAACGAGAACATCGCCCCCGTCACCCCGCTCATGGTGAACGAGGCCCGGCTCGACGACTCCTGGCACGGCCCGGCGCCCCGCGGCACGGATCCGGCACGGGACGCGGCGGACGCCTTCGCCGGGGAACTGCGCGAGGCGGGCGTACGGGTCGCGGGCGAGCCGCGGGCCGAACGGGTGCCGGAGAAGGCGGGCGAGCTGGCGGCGACGTACTCGGCGCCGCTGGCGGAGCTGACCGAGCGGATGCTGACGTACAGCGACAACGACCTCGGGGAGGCGCTGGCCCGGCAGACGGCGATCGCGGCGGGACGGGACGCGAGCTTCGCGGGGTCGGGGAAGGCGGTCGCGGGGCAGTTGAAGAAGCTGGGACTGCCGGTGCGCGGGGCGCGGTTCGCCGACGGCAGCGGCATCAGCCGCGACAACCGGGTCTCGGCGGACCTGCTGGCCCGGCTGCTGGTCACGGCGGCGGACCCGGACCGCCCGGAGCTGCGGTCGCTGCTGACGGGGCTGCCGGTGGCGGGGTTCAACGGCACGCTGCGGGACCGGTACGGGGACGCCGGCGCGGACGGCTCGGACGCCGGGGACACGGCGGCGGCGCGGGGCGTGGTGCGGGCGAAGACGGGGACGCTGACGGGGGTCAACTCGCTGGCGGGGACGGTGGTGGACGCGGACGGGCGGCTGCTGGCGTTCGCGTTCTTCACGATGGGCGCGACGGACCGCACGGGGGCGGGGGACGCGCTGGACCGGATGGCGGCGGCGGTGGCGAGCTGCGGCTGCCGCTGA
- a CDS encoding inorganic diphosphatase: MEFDVTIEIPKGSRNKYEVDHETGRIRLDRRLFTSTSYPADYGFIEGTLGEDGDPLDALVLLDEPTFPGCLIACRTIGMFRMTDEAGGDDKVLCVPAHDPRVEHLRDIHHVSEFDRLEIQHFFEVYKDLEPGKSVEGASWVGRQDAEAEIEASKKRLEASGGHH; this comes from the coding sequence GTGGAGTTCGACGTCACCATCGAGATCCCGAAGGGTTCGCGGAACAAGTACGAAGTCGATCACGAGACGGGCCGGATCCGCCTGGACAGGCGGCTCTTCACCTCGACCAGCTACCCGGCAGACTACGGCTTCATCGAAGGCACGCTCGGAGAGGACGGCGACCCGCTGGACGCGCTGGTCCTTCTGGACGAGCCGACGTTCCCCGGATGCCTCATCGCGTGCCGCACGATCGGCATGTTCCGCATGACCGACGAGGCCGGCGGCGACGACAAGGTGCTGTGCGTGCCGGCGCACGATCCGCGGGTGGAGCACCTGCGGGACATCCACCACGTGTCGGAGTTCGACCGGCTGGAGATCCAGCACTTCTTCGAGGTGTACAAGGACCTGGAGCCCGGCAAGTCCGTGGAGGGCGCGAGCTGGGTGGGCCGCCAGGACGCGGAGGCGGAGATCGAGGCGTCCAAGAAGCGCCTGGAAGCCTCGGGCGGCCACCACTGA
- a CDS encoding threonine/serine exporter ThrE family protein: MGQEPEPDNGEEKPQSDEAHSAFTPPFGVPLPPPPEDGQTTSEFALPAGVGEHAAEDHGNGHSGFRPPRGGPAAAAGVAPPPPPATGPLSRSTPWQDRMRVMLRTPMTERPTPERTLSPTEETALPVPRVLDLTLRIGELLLAGGEGAEDVEAAMFAIAHAFGLDRCEPTVTFTLLTVTYQPSLVDDPVTLSRTVRRRGTDYNRLSAVYRLVDAIVDEEAAVSLEEAYRGLAEIRRNRHPYSKWALTVASGGLSGAAATLVGGGPLVFCAAAIGAMLGDRLAWLAAGRGLPEFYQFVAAAMAPAAVGVTLNIAAVEAQSSAVITGGLFALIPGRALVAAVQDGLTGYYITASARLLEVLYLVVGIVVGVLIVLYVGVQLGAELSPDAALHRQERPIVSLLAAMLLTLAFAVLLQQERSTVIVVTLNGGVAWLIYAVIAHQANKSAVLATALAAGLVGLFGQLLSRYRFISALPYVTAAIGPLLPGSATYFGLLGFAQDNLNAGARSLLTAAALALAIAIGVNLGGEMARLFMKRPGEKTAPARRGVKRTRGF; the protein is encoded by the coding sequence GTGGGTCAGGAGCCCGAACCGGATAACGGTGAAGAGAAGCCGCAGTCCGACGAGGCACACAGCGCGTTCACGCCGCCCTTCGGCGTGCCCCTCCCCCCGCCGCCTGAAGACGGGCAGACGACCTCGGAGTTCGCCCTGCCGGCGGGCGTCGGCGAGCACGCGGCCGAGGACCACGGCAACGGCCACTCCGGCTTCCGGCCCCCGCGCGGCGGCCCCGCGGCCGCCGCCGGGGTCGCCCCGCCACCCCCACCCGCTACGGGTCCTCTGTCACGATCCACGCCGTGGCAGGACCGGATGCGTGTCATGCTCCGTACGCCCATGACGGAACGCCCCACGCCCGAGCGGACGCTGTCGCCCACCGAGGAGACCGCGCTGCCGGTCCCGCGCGTACTCGACCTCACCCTGCGCATCGGCGAACTGCTGCTCGCCGGCGGCGAGGGCGCGGAGGACGTCGAGGCCGCGATGTTCGCCATCGCCCACGCCTTCGGCCTGGACCGCTGCGAGCCGACGGTCACGTTCACCCTTCTGACGGTCACGTACCAGCCCTCCCTGGTCGACGATCCGGTGACGCTCAGCCGCACGGTGCGCCGCCGCGGCACGGACTACAACCGGCTCTCCGCCGTCTACCGCCTCGTCGACGCCATCGTGGACGAGGAGGCCGCCGTCAGCCTGGAGGAGGCGTACCGCGGCCTCGCCGAGATCCGGCGCAACCGGCACCCGTACTCCAAGTGGGCCCTCACCGTCGCCAGCGGCGGCCTGTCGGGCGCGGCGGCGACGCTCGTGGGCGGCGGGCCGCTGGTGTTCTGCGCGGCGGCGATCGGCGCCATGCTCGGCGACCGGCTCGCGTGGCTGGCGGCGGGGCGCGGGCTGCCGGAGTTCTACCAGTTCGTGGCCGCCGCGATGGCCCCCGCGGCGGTCGGCGTCACGCTCAACATCGCCGCCGTCGAGGCCCAGTCCTCCGCCGTCATCACCGGCGGTCTCTTCGCGCTGATCCCCGGGCGGGCCCTGGTCGCGGCCGTCCAGGACGGGCTGACCGGCTACTACATCACCGCCTCCGCCCGCCTGCTCGAAGTCCTCTACCTCGTCGTCGGCATCGTCGTCGGGGTCCTGATCGTGCTCTACGTGGGCGTCCAGCTCGGCGCCGAGCTGAGCCCGGACGCCGCGCTGCACCGCCAGGAACGGCCGATCGTCTCGCTGCTCGCGGCGATGCTGCTGACGCTGGCCTTCGCGGTCCTGCTCCAGCAGGAGCGTTCCACCGTGATCGTCGTGACCCTCAACGGGGGCGTCGCCTGGCTGATCTACGCGGTCATCGCCCACCAGGCGAACAAGTCGGCGGTGCTGGCCACCGCGCTGGCCGCGGGCCTCGTCGGGCTCTTCGGCCAGCTCCTCTCGCGCTACCGGTTCATCTCCGCGCTGCCGTACGTCACGGCCGCCATCGGCCCGCTGCTGCCGGGCAGCGCCACGTACTTCGGCCTGCTGGGCTTCGCCCAGGACAACCTGAACGCGGGCGCGCGCTCGCTGCTGACCGCCGCCGCGCTGGCGCTGGCGATCGCGATCGGGGTGAACCTGGGCGGCGAGATGGCCCGCCTCTTCATGAAACGCCCGGGCGAGAAAACGGCCCCCGCCCGCCGAGGCGTCAAACGCACCAGAGGCTTCTGA
- a CDS encoding ABC transporter permease, whose product MTATTPLAVPPPARTAGARLKWAVADGLTMTGRGLAHWARRPALVAVNLAFPVMMLVVFTYLLGGGMAVGGGGSYREYLVPGMFALSMSFGLEATMVSLTSDLGKGVVDRFRTMPMAPSAVLVGRALTDMAESAAGLAVMAGAGLAVGWRWHGTWAEALAAFGLLLLLRFAMLWAGIFLGLVAGKPEMVQAVQILVWPVAFLSSAFTSPETMPGWLGAVAEWNPMSATAGAIRELFGNPGWTGDSWAAQHPVLLAVVWPLVLLAVFFPLAVRRYRGLGR is encoded by the coding sequence ATGACCGCCACCACCCCCCTCGCCGTCCCGCCGCCCGCCCGCACCGCGGGCGCGCGGCTGAAGTGGGCGGTCGCGGACGGGCTGACGATGACCGGCCGCGGCCTCGCGCACTGGGCCCGCCGGCCGGCCCTGGTCGCGGTGAACCTGGCCTTTCCGGTGATGATGCTGGTGGTCTTCACCTACCTGCTCGGCGGCGGCATGGCCGTCGGCGGCGGTGGCAGCTACCGCGAGTACCTGGTGCCCGGCATGTTCGCCCTCTCCATGTCCTTCGGGCTGGAGGCCACGATGGTCTCCCTCACCTCCGACCTCGGCAAGGGCGTCGTCGACCGCTTCCGGACCATGCCGATGGCCCCGTCCGCGGTCCTCGTCGGCCGCGCGCTCACCGACATGGCCGAGTCCGCCGCCGGCCTTGCCGTGATGGCCGGCGCGGGGCTCGCGGTCGGCTGGCGCTGGCACGGTACGTGGGCGGAGGCGCTGGCCGCGTTCGGGCTGCTGCTGCTCCTGCGGTTCGCGATGCTGTGGGCCGGGATCTTCCTCGGTCTGGTGGCGGGCAAGCCGGAGATGGTGCAGGCCGTGCAGATCCTGGTGTGGCCGGTGGCGTTCCTGTCCAGCGCGTTCACCTCGCCGGAGACGATGCCGGGCTGGCTGGGCGCCGTCGCGGAGTGGAACCCGATGTCGGCGACGGCGGGCGCGATCCGCGAGCTGTTCGGCAACCCCGGCTGGACCGGCGACTCGTGGGCGGCGCAGCACCCGGTGCTGCTGGCGGTGGTGTGGCCGCTGGTGCTGCTCGCGGTCTTCTTCCCGCTGGCGGTGCGGAGGTACCGGGGCCTGGGGCGCTGA
- a CDS encoding ATP-binding cassette domain-containing protein produces MTAILAEGLRKTYGKKGAAKAALVGLDLAVPAGTVHAVLGPNGAGKTTAVRILATLLRPDGGTVRVAGHDPVREPDEVRYRIGLLGQHAAVDEVLSGRQNLELFGRLYHLGRAGARRRAAELLARFGLDGTGDKPVGQYSGGMRRRLDLAASLLMRPQVLFLDEPTTGLDPRGRTEVWQAVRSLVGDGTTVLLTTQYLEEADQLADRVSVVDHGRAVAEGTADELKARLGGDRIDVVVRDADRLTAAAAVIGMAARAEEDDIEVDADARRISAPVADRMAALAETVRGLGAAGVAAEDVSLRRPTLDEVFLHLTGRRPEQDRKPDKDRDREPGRDREPGRDRADGGAAGPAGTVAEGRTV; encoded by the coding sequence ATGACGGCGATCCTCGCCGAAGGACTGCGCAAGACCTACGGGAAGAAGGGCGCCGCCAAGGCGGCGCTCGTGGGCCTGGACCTCGCGGTCCCCGCGGGCACGGTGCACGCCGTGCTCGGCCCGAACGGCGCGGGCAAGACCACGGCCGTACGGATCCTGGCCACCCTGCTGCGCCCCGACGGCGGCACCGTGCGCGTCGCGGGACACGACCCCGTACGGGAGCCGGACGAGGTCCGCTACCGCATCGGGCTGCTCGGCCAGCACGCCGCCGTCGACGAGGTGCTCAGCGGCCGGCAGAACCTGGAGCTGTTCGGCCGGCTCTACCACCTCGGCCGGGCCGGCGCCCGGCGGCGGGCGGCGGAGCTGCTGGCGCGCTTCGGCCTCGACGGCACCGGGGACAAGCCGGTCGGGCAGTACAGCGGCGGCATGCGGCGCCGGCTCGACCTGGCCGCGAGCCTCCTCATGCGGCCGCAGGTGCTCTTCCTGGACGAGCCGACCACGGGCCTCGACCCCCGCGGCCGTACGGAGGTGTGGCAGGCGGTCCGCTCGCTCGTCGGCGACGGCACCACCGTGCTGCTCACCACCCAGTACCTGGAGGAGGCCGACCAGCTCGCCGACCGGGTCTCGGTCGTGGACCACGGCAGGGCCGTCGCCGAGGGCACGGCCGACGAGCTGAAGGCCCGGCTCGGCGGGGACCGTATCGACGTCGTCGTACGGGACGCGGACCGGCTCACCGCCGCCGCGGCCGTCATCGGCATGGCCGCCCGCGCCGAGGAGGACGACATCGAGGTCGACGCGGACGCCCGGCGGATCAGCGCACCGGTCGCCGACCGCATGGCGGCGCTGGCCGAGACCGTCCGGGGGCTCGGCGCGGCCGGCGTGGCGGCGGAGGACGTGTCGCTCCGCCGGCCGACGCTGGACGAGGTGTTCCTCCACCTCACCGGCCGCAGACCGGAGCAGGACCGTAAGCCGGACAAGGACCGGGACCGGGAGCCCGGCCGGGACCGGGAGCCCGGCCGGGACCGGGCGGACGGCGGCGCCGCCGGCCCGGCGGGCACCGTAGCGGAAGGGAGAACCGTATGA
- a CDS encoding PadR family transcriptional regulator has protein sequence MSATRLLVLGAVRRHGRAHGYQVRADLEYWGAHEWSNVKPGSIYHALKQMAKQGLLIAHEVAPSTAGGPPRTEYEMTAEGDSEYFRLLREALRRHDEKIDFLTAGVGFLVDLPRAEAVSLLKERVAAMEEWRGAVLRHYSPQDGEDYGHIGEIMRLWLHTAEAGAEWTRALIARLEGGAYVMAGEGDPWAGVATSPEGPAARDPH, from the coding sequence TTGTCCGCGACTCGCCTCCTGGTCCTGGGGGCCGTCCGCCGGCACGGCCGGGCGCACGGCTACCAGGTCCGGGCCGACCTGGAGTACTGGGGCGCCCATGAGTGGTCCAACGTCAAGCCGGGCTCGATCTACCACGCGCTCAAGCAGATGGCCAAACAGGGGCTGCTGATCGCCCACGAGGTGGCGCCCAGCACGGCCGGCGGCCCGCCGCGCACCGAGTACGAGATGACGGCCGAGGGCGACTCCGAGTACTTCCGCCTGCTGCGCGAGGCGCTGCGCCGGCATGACGAGAAGATCGACTTCCTCACGGCGGGCGTCGGCTTCCTCGTCGACCTGCCGCGCGCCGAGGCCGTTTCGCTGCTCAAGGAGCGCGTCGCGGCGATGGAGGAGTGGCGCGGCGCGGTGCTCCGGCACTACTCGCCCCAGGACGGCGAGGACTACGGCCACATCGGCGAGATCATGCGGCTCTGGCTGCACACCGCCGAGGCGGGCGCCGAGTGGACCCGCGCCCTCATCGCGCGGCTGGAGGGCGGCGCGTACGTGATGGCCGGCGAGGGCGATCCGTGGGCCGGGGTGGCGACGAGCCCGGAGGGGCCCGCCGCCCGGGACCCCCATTAA
- a CDS encoding CBS domain-containing protein has protein sequence MTAPTTARTARDLMHEGCECIDSTESVATAAAKMRSMDVGCLPVCGQDGKIAGMITDRDIVVECVAQGRDITTCMTGELAEGRPVYVEAGAPVDEVLRAMEQHQVRRLPVIENHQLVGMISEADLSRALSDEQMAAFCRSVYAGGHH, from the coding sequence ATGACCGCTCCCACCACCGCCCGGACCGCCCGCGACCTCATGCATGAGGGCTGCGAGTGCATCGATTCGACCGAATCCGTCGCCACCGCCGCCGCGAAGATGCGCTCCATGGATGTCGGCTGCCTGCCGGTGTGCGGCCAGGACGGCAAGATCGCCGGCATGATCACCGACCGCGACATCGTCGTGGAGTGCGTCGCTCAGGGCCGCGACATCACGACCTGCATGACCGGTGAGCTGGCGGAGGGCCGCCCGGTGTACGTCGAGGCCGGCGCCCCGGTCGACGAGGTGCTGCGCGCGATGGAGCAGCACCAGGTGCGCCGCCTCCCGGTCATCGAGAACCACCAGCTCGTCGGCATGATCAGCGAGGCGGACCTGAGCAGGGCCCTGTCGGACGAGCAGATGGCGGCCTTCTGCCGCAGCGTGTACGCGGGCGGCCACCACTGA